From a single Anaerolineales bacterium genomic region:
- the trxA gene encoding thioredoxin, protein MSDVKYVTESDFQQEVLGADLPVLVDFTADWCQPCKMIAPIVHQLAGEWEGKVKVVKLDADQNPNIMMQYGVMGIPTLILFKGGEIKERMTGYQPKDKLSAKVTPHV, encoded by the coding sequence ATGTCCGATGTTAAATATGTAACCGAATCAGATTTTCAACAGGAAGTTCTCGGCGCCGACCTGCCCGTGCTGGTCGATTTCACCGCCGACTGGTGCCAGCCCTGTAAAATGATCGCACCGATCGTCCATCAGCTTGCCGGTGAATGGGAGGGCAAGGTCAAGGTCGTCAAACTCGATGCAGACCAGAACCCCAATATCATGATGCAGTACGGCGTGATGGGCATTCCCACACTGATCCTTTTCAAAGGCGGCGAGATCAAGGAACGCATGACCGGCTACCAGCCCAAGGACAAGTTGTCCGCCAAGGTTACGCCGCACGTGTAA
- the infC gene encoding translation initiation factor IF-3: MFCLINEEKLISANEFRVNEGIRVAEVRLIGPDGGNVGVVPIKEALKIARDAEMDLVEVSPGANPPVCRVMDFGKFIYEKAKKEREAKKAQTKIEVKEIRLRPKTNSAHRGFKVDDARRWIGQGHKVRVTVKFRGREMDYPEIALEDLKEIAQELSDVATIEVPPQMEGRTMLVVLVPAKGGAKKKEKPEQAEAKSEA; the protein is encoded by the coding sequence TTGTTTTGTCTAATAAACGAGGAGAAACTTATAAGCGCCAACGAATTTCGAGTAAATGAGGGCATCCGCGTTGCGGAAGTGCGCCTGATCGGACCGGATGGAGGCAACGTAGGAGTTGTTCCCATCAAGGAAGCCTTGAAGATCGCACGCGATGCGGAAATGGACCTTGTAGAGGTCTCGCCCGGAGCCAACCCGCCTGTCTGCCGTGTAATGGACTTTGGTAAGTTCATTTATGAAAAGGCAAAGAAGGAGCGGGAAGCGAAGAAAGCTCAGACCAAGATCGAGGTCAAGGAGATCCGCCTGCGCCCGAAGACGAATTCAGCACATCGCGGCTTCAAAGTTGACGATGCCCGCCGCTGGATCGGGCAGGGTCACAAAGTGCGCGTTACGGTCAAGTTCCGTGGACGTGAGATGGATTACCCTGAGATCGCGCTGGAAGACCTGAAAGAGATCGCACAGGAACTTTCCGATGTTGCCACGATCGAAGTCCCGCCGCAGATGGAAGGACGTACCATGCTCGTGGTACTTGTCCCTGCCAAGGGCGGGGCAAAAAAGAAAGAGAAACCCGAGCAGGCTGAGGCGAAGTCTGAAGCGTAA
- a CDS encoding bL35 family ribosomal protein has translation MPRKAKKSGKIKLKTHKATSKRFRLTGSGTLVRTKGGKSHLRRRTSDRTKALLSEMVPVKGRKYVKRIKRLAPNMEG, from the coding sequence ATGCCTCGCAAAGCAAAGAAGTCTGGAAAAATCAAGCTGAAGACGCATAAGGCGACCTCCAAACGGTTCCGCCTGACCGGCTCCGGCACACTCGTGCGAACGAAGGGCGGCAAAAGCCATTTGCGCCGCCGCACGTCGGACCGCACCAAGGCGTTATTGAGCGAGATGGTCCCTGTGAAGGGTCGCAAGTACGTGAAACGCATCAAGCGCCTTGCACCAAACATGGAAGGGTAA
- the rplT gene encoding 50S ribosomal protein L20, giving the protein MRVKGGPQGYRRHKKVLKITKGQRGSKHLLFRRANEAMLKSLWYASRDRRVRKRDLRKLWIARINAAARLNGTTYSKLVSAMKKANIELNRKMLADIAVRNPQAFAAVVAQTK; this is encoded by the coding sequence ATGCGCGTAAAAGGAGGACCCCAAGGGTACCGCCGTCATAAGAAAGTTTTGAAGATCACGAAAGGTCAGCGCGGCTCGAAACATTTGCTGTTCAGACGAGCGAACGAAGCGATGCTCAAGAGCCTGTGGTACGCCAGCCGTGATCGCCGTGTGCGCAAGCGCGATCTGCGCAAGTTGTGGATCGCCCGCATCAACGCCGCGGCTCGCCTGAACGGCACGACATACAGCAAGCTGGTGTCTGCCATGAAGAAGGCGAATATCGAACTTAACCGCAAGATGCTCGCAGATATCGCAGTCCGCAACCCGCAGGCGTTCGCCGCGGTTGTGGCACAAACAAAGTAA
- a CDS encoding macro domain-containing protein, translated as MNSILVEKQLASGQSLQIVQGDITIEEVDAIVNAANEHLQHGGGVAWAISKRGGPIVQKESDEWIRAHGPVSHSHPAWTSGGDLPAKYIIHAVGPVWENDGTDDEKLAAAVTGSLRVADELKCQSISMPAISTGIFGFPKDRAAGIIFKSINTYFGAKADPSVKTVRIVLFDDASVKVFLAVWKRMWAE; from the coding sequence ATGAACTCCATTTTGGTCGAAAAACAACTTGCTTCCGGGCAGTCTCTGCAAATCGTGCAGGGTGATATTACGATTGAAGAAGTGGATGCCATCGTCAACGCCGCGAACGAACATCTACAACATGGCGGCGGGGTGGCGTGGGCGATCTCGAAAAGAGGCGGACCAATTGTCCAGAAGGAAAGCGACGAATGGATTCGGGCACACGGACCTGTCTCCCATTCGCATCCCGCCTGGACCTCGGGCGGGGATCTGCCTGCGAAGTACATTATCCACGCTGTAGGTCCCGTCTGGGAAAATGATGGCACTGATGATGAAAAACTTGCCGCAGCAGTGACTGGTTCCCTGCGCGTGGCGGATGAATTGAAATGCCAATCCATCTCCATGCCTGCGATTTCAACGGGCATCTTCGGTTTTCCGAAAGACCGCGCAGCGGGGATCATTTTCAAGTCCATCAATACCTATTTCGGTGCAAAAGCCGACCCGTCGGTGAAAACTGTCCGCATTGTGTTGTTTGACGATGCAAGCGTGAAGGTATTTCTTGCTGTGTGGAAACGAATGTGGGCGGAATGA
- a CDS encoding RNA methyltransferase: protein MITSNQNLKVKLVRALLGRSKERREAGAFVVEGVRLFEEVVRSDWKIRFVLYDETLNERGTSKVEDLRSKGVEMEEVSPSVMKSISETDTPQGVLAVVEFSNLPIPKSSNFILIPDQIRDPGNLGTLLRSAAATGVQAVLIPPETTDAFAPKVVRGGMGAHFQVPIRAMGWEEIEQVVKSEGLKVFIADMDGASCWETDLRQPMALVIGSEADGASESAKNLADGKISIPMAGDVESLNAGVAGSVLMFEVVRQRK from the coding sequence ATGATCACATCGAACCAAAATCTGAAGGTAAAACTCGTCCGCGCATTGCTGGGACGGTCAAAGGAACGCCGCGAGGCAGGAGCATTCGTGGTGGAAGGCGTACGCTTGTTCGAGGAAGTTGTTAGAAGTGATTGGAAAATTCGCTTCGTTTTGTATGATGAAACTTTGAATGAGAGGGGAACTTCAAAAGTCGAAGATCTCAGGTCAAAAGGCGTGGAAATGGAAGAAGTTTCGCCAAGCGTGATGAAATCCATCAGTGAGACGGATACGCCGCAAGGTGTGCTTGCGGTTGTCGAATTTTCGAATTTGCCCATTCCAAAATCTTCCAATTTCATCCTTATTCCCGATCAAATCCGCGACCCGGGCAATCTCGGCACATTGCTCCGTTCTGCGGCGGCGACAGGTGTGCAGGCAGTGTTAATTCCACCCGAAACAACAGATGCGTTCGCGCCCAAGGTTGTCCGCGGGGGGATGGGGGCGCATTTCCAAGTGCCGATCCGCGCGATGGGTTGGGAAGAGATTGAGCAGGTTGTCAAGTCGGAAGGGTTGAAGGTTTTCATTGCGGATATGGATGGCGCTTCGTGTTGGGAAACCGATTTACGTCAACCAATGGCTTTGGTCATCGGTAGTGAAGCGGATGGAGCGAGCGAATCGGCAAAAAATTTAGCGGATGGAAAAATCAGCATCCCAATGGCTGGAGATGTCGAGTCGCTGAATGCGGGTGTGGCGGGGTCGGTGTTGATGTTCGAGGTGGTGAGGCAGAGGAAATAA
- a CDS encoding glycosyltransferase family 4 protein, whose amino-acid sequence MRLLFVTDARSPISRNWMRYFVERGDEVFVASTFDCDLDFPIKRLEFSPVAFSSAKKRTSTPSSASSRTLSLRTQIRQWLGPLTIPASAPKLRAFIREVQPDIVHAMRVPYEGMLTASALQGLAARPSFLVSIWGNDFTLHAPSTPLMRMLTRRVMQSVDALHADVERDVRLARQWGLGEDKVTLVAPGSGGVRSDVFYPPAEPVKEPVIINPRGVRPYVRNDSFFKAVPLVLAKRPDAKFVCSAMQGEAQALTWVRELGIEGAVDLLPPVPFLKMGDVFRRAQIVVSPSVHDGTPNSLIEAMACGCFPIAGDLESIREWITPAQNGLLVDATSPQSIADAILLGLEREDLRREAAGLNMNIISAKADYRRTMERVVEFYQAVMGDA is encoded by the coding sequence ATGCGGCTCCTATTTGTCACTGACGCCCGTTCTCCCATCTCCCGCAATTGGATGCGGTATTTTGTCGAACGCGGGGATGAAGTCTTCGTCGCCTCCACCTTTGATTGTGATTTGGATTTCCCAATCAAGAGACTGGAATTTTCCCCCGTAGCCTTCAGTTCCGCCAAGAAGCGTACCTCTACACCTTCCTCCGCCTCATCCCGGACCCTGAGCCTGCGTACTCAAATTCGGCAGTGGCTGGGTCCCCTGACGATCCCCGCATCCGCGCCAAAACTGCGGGCGTTCATCAGGGAAGTGCAGCCCGATATTGTCCATGCCATGCGCGTGCCATATGAGGGAATGTTGACCGCCTCCGCCTTGCAGGGTCTCGCTGCCCGTCCCTCATTTCTGGTTTCCATCTGGGGCAATGATTTCACCCTGCATGCCCCGTCCACGCCGTTGATGCGCATGCTCACGCGGCGGGTGATGCAGTCTGTGGATGCGCTTCATGCGGATGTGGAGCGCGATGTGCGGCTGGCGCGTCAGTGGGGCTTGGGGGAGGATAAGGTCACGTTGGTGGCGCCCGGCAGCGGCGGAGTCCGAAGCGATGTGTTTTATCCGCCTGCCGAGCCTGTGAAGGAACCCGTCATTATCAATCCGCGCGGGGTGCGTCCGTATGTCCGCAATGACTCGTTCTTCAAGGCGGTCCCATTGGTGCTGGCAAAGCGACCCGATGCGAAGTTCGTTTGTTCTGCGATGCAAGGGGAGGCGCAGGCATTGACGTGGGTGCGGGAGTTGGGAATTGAGGGCGCGGTGGACTTGCTGCCGCCCGTGCCTTTCCTGAAGATGGGAGATGTCTTCCGTAGGGCGCAGATCGTGGTCTCGCCGAGTGTGCATGACGGTACGCCGAATTCACTGATCGAGGCGATGGCGTGCGGCTGTTTTCCGATTGCAGGAGACTTGGAGTCCATCCGAGAGTGGATCACGCCGGCGCAGAACGGTTTGCTGGTGGATGCAACCAGTCCGCAGTCGATTGCTGATGCGATCCTGTTGGGGCTGGAACGAGAAGACCTGCGGCGCGAGGCGGCAGGTCTGAACATGAATATCATTTCCGCAAAAGCGGATTATAGACGGACGATGGAACGGGTGGTGGAGTTTTATCAGGCTGTGATGGGGGACGCGTAG
- a CDS encoding response regulator, giving the protein MSKGRILIVEDNMDTYELVRFILEKNGYETFLAVNGRDGVNAATKQKPDLIIMDLSMPEMDGWTATRLIKQNAKTSYIPLIALTAHVLPGDRERAVEAGCNDYITKPMDLLDLVEAVDHWMSKG; this is encoded by the coding sequence ATGAGCAAAGGGCGCATCCTTATTGTGGAAGATAATATGGATACCTATGAACTTGTGCGCTTCATTCTGGAAAAGAACGGATATGAAACGTTCCTGGCTGTGAATGGGCGCGACGGGGTCAACGCTGCGACAAAACAAAAACCCGATCTGATCATCATGGATCTTTCCATGCCGGAGATGGACGGTTGGACGGCTACACGCCTGATCAAGCAAAATGCCAAAACGTCCTACATTCCTTTGATCGCATTGACCGCCCACGTTCTGCCCGGAGATCGGGAACGTGCCGTGGAAGCAGGCTGCAACGATTACATCACCAAACCCATGGACCTGCTCGATCTTGTGGAAGCTGTAGACCACTGGATGAGCAAGGGTTGA
- a CDS encoding UDP-glucose/GDP-mannose dehydrogenase family protein: MKQICVVGVGYVGLVTAACFADLGNRVTALDVNSERVENLKKGIMPIYEPGLDELVKRNMNAGRISFTTSYKDALQGAEYAFIAVGTPSGADGAADLQYVAAAAKSIADTMTAPLIIINKSTVPIGTGDWVADIVKGAQPKPIDFAVVSCPEFLREGSAIGDFMNPHRTVIGSLDRDAANKVAQLHLPLRAPIVITDLRTAEMIKYASNAFLATKISFINELADLCELVGADVKEVAAGMGYDARIGRHFLDAGLGWGGSCFPKDVEALAFMANEKGLEPRILNSVMSINYDRRKSAVTHLKEMLGGNLTGKTIGLFGLAFKPNTDDMRDAPSITIAEGLIEAGAKVRAYDPVAMEVARLLLPAVDMFDEPYQLADGCDALIVVTEWNEFKQLDLERVKSLLKSPIIYDGRNIYDPKLMKDMGFTYRAIGR, encoded by the coding sequence ATGAAACAAATTTGTGTCGTCGGCGTGGGATACGTCGGCTTGGTAACTGCGGCATGTTTTGCCGATCTTGGAAACCGCGTGACCGCGCTGGATGTTAATAGCGAGCGTGTGGAGAACCTCAAAAAGGGCATCATGCCCATTTACGAACCGGGGCTGGATGAACTGGTCAAGCGCAATATGAATGCGGGGCGCATCAGTTTTACCACCTCGTACAAGGATGCTTTGCAGGGCGCCGAATATGCCTTCATTGCGGTGGGGACGCCTTCCGGGGCGGACGGCGCGGCAGACCTGCAATACGTCGCCGCCGCCGCCAAATCCATTGCGGATACAATGACCGCGCCGCTCATCATCATCAATAAATCCACGGTTCCGATCGGGACTGGTGACTGGGTTGCGGACATCGTGAAGGGCGCCCAGCCCAAGCCGATCGACTTTGCCGTCGTCTCCTGCCCGGAATTCCTGCGTGAAGGTTCCGCCATCGGCGACTTCATGAATCCGCACCGCACGGTGATCGGCTCGCTCGACCGCGACGCCGCAAACAAGGTGGCACAATTGCACCTGCCCCTGCGCGCACCCATCGTCATCACCGACCTGCGCACCGCGGAAATGATCAAATATGCCAGTAACGCCTTCCTTGCCACGAAGATCTCCTTCATCAATGAACTGGCGGATTTGTGCGAACTCGTCGGCGCGGATGTGAAGGAAGTGGCGGCGGGCATGGGCTACGATGCGCGCATCGGGCGTCACTTTTTGGATGCCGGTCTCGGCTGGGGCGGCTCGTGTTTCCCCAAGGATGTGGAGGCGCTGGCGTTCATGGCGAACGAAAAGGGTCTGGAGCCGCGCATCCTCAACAGCGTGATGAGCATCAATTACGACCGCCGCAAATCTGCCGTGACTCACTTGAAAGAAATGCTCGGCGGCAATCTGACCGGCAAGACCATCGGGTTGTTTGGGCTGGCGTTCAAGCCCAATACCGATGACATGCGCGATGCGCCGTCCATTACGATCGCGGAAGGGCTGATCGAAGCGGGCGCGAAGGTCCGTGCGTATGACCCGGTGGCGATGGAGGTGGCGCGTCTGTTACTCCCGGCGGTGGACATGTTCGATGAGCCGTACCAACTTGCGGACGGGTGCGATGCGCTGATCGTCGTCACCGAATGGAACGAGTTCAAACAGCTCGATCTCGAACGGGTCAAGAGCCTGCTCAAATCCCCGATCATTTATGACGGGCGCAATATTTACGATCCCAAACTGATGAAAGACATGGGCTTCACCTATCGCGCCATTGGCAGATAA
- a CDS encoding methyltransferase domain-containing protein: MTHPPVCNYEGSDYQQSFWEQGGREYEDRAEAIALKHMLPQSGKLMLELGAGAGRNTPRYSGFERIVVLDYSTTQLAQAQERLGRSDKYIYVAADVYRLPFLDGLFDSATMIRVLHHMADAPKALEQVRNILQPGGVFILEFANKLNLKAILRYLFGKQKWSPFALEPVEFVELNFDFHPKAIRQWLNGLGFSVEKTRTVSHFRLGLLKRLLPAKFLAALDGLFQPTGALWQFTPSVFVRAKVGGENSQRAIPLDVLGLFKCPECGGKLQEKKDHLICPSCQAHWAVHDGIYDFRQKVN, encoded by the coding sequence ATGACCCATCCTCCTGTCTGTAATTACGAAGGCTCCGATTATCAGCAATCCTTTTGGGAGCAGGGCGGACGCGAATATGAAGACCGCGCCGAAGCCATTGCCCTGAAACACATGCTGCCGCAAAGCGGCAAACTGATGCTCGAACTTGGCGCAGGTGCGGGACGCAATACGCCGCGTTACTCCGGTTTTGAGCGCATCGTCGTGCTGGATTATTCGACCACGCAACTGGCGCAGGCGCAGGAGCGGCTGGGACGCTCTGACAAGTATATTTATGTCGCGGCGGACGTTTATCGCCTCCCTTTTCTGGACGGGTTGTTTGATTCTGCCACGATGATCCGCGTCCTGCACCATATGGCGGATGCGCCCAAGGCGCTGGAACAGGTGCGGAACATTTTACAGCCCGGCGGGGTCTTTATTCTTGAGTTCGCCAATAAGCTGAATCTGAAAGCCATCCTGCGTTATTTGTTCGGCAAACAGAAGTGGAGTCCGTTTGCACTGGAGCCGGTCGAATTCGTCGAATTGAACTTTGATTTTCACCCGAAAGCCATCCGCCAGTGGCTGAACGGACTTGGCTTCTCGGTCGAAAAGACGCGGACGGTCTCGCATTTCCGCCTCGGCTTGTTGAAACGACTCCTGCCCGCCAAATTCCTCGCCGCGCTGGATGGTCTCTTCCAGCCGACAGGCGCGCTGTGGCAATTCACGCCGAGCGTTTTTGTACGGGCAAAAGTTGGCGGCGAAAACTCACAGCGTGCCATCCCGCTCGACGTGTTGGGGCTGTTCAAATGTCCGGAGTGCGGCGGGAAGCTGCAGGAAAAGAAAGACCACTTGATCTGTCCCTCCTGTCAGGCACATTGGGCAGTCCATGATGGTATTTATGATTTCCGTCAAAAAGTGAATTAG
- a CDS encoding substrate-binding domain-containing protein, whose amino-acid sequence MTDSYTSANFRKTIAVLGAQLSRTWGAEFMSGVLDAAKADDVNVVYFAGGKPAPIASSTGAAHSYGLYDLIKPGQFDGILLSAELAYGVSREEIRDFCAFFAPTPIVSFAIPAEGVSSFFADNEGGMRAVVRHLIEVHGYQRIAFLRGPAVQIEADQRFNAYKDELKAHNIRYEDVLVVNGDYSPESGRAAVRTLLDERGIRLQAIVSSNDQMAFGVLEALQQRGVNVPDDIAVTGFDDVGEAQSMGVPLTTVHQSFYEVGRQALGALLKRIAGEQVDAVNVLHSRLEVRWSCGCLPDSIQRAMVLPKEVAHTGRLENKRAAAIQALFAAAGIPENDPSKILYTDVFGRTWDVFLASLRENDKSDPFLKMVQAMVDALQRNGYDFIVWQNVISTFRRYALGGITSNTMMLRAENLFQQARMMVGELARRAQAYRRLQFEKQEELLNNFSFSMAPAMTFEAIGDAIARHFPVFGLERWYVMFYSDVSKPGLISSPPPKNYRLLLQYDESRFQISQDMPTLATGRLIPRGKTPEDHRYDAVVMPLALASNRFGFMWLEMGPRDWDVYVRVRNLLSSALLRTMLVQQREQAQRDAEKAAAQNAKLFEAEQERRRGAEALTRSMRQLSSLTTIENLPQQILDQLRQVLPHERGVLFMQDVNDVPLVRAQHGMPPDADLQTFHLTLDGADFYQTVARTGEMLLVNDVNAAAGWRQPDWLPRDRSWLGVPLYSKDNVIGLMVLSRAAQPFSEDDALLATTYATQATIALKNARLYNEVTGMNQMMERMVAERVEELNNAYQTLEKHDKNKSQFIRVAAHELRTPMTVIKGYLSMMRMDETIKGNPTLSQAVEGVLRGTNRLHQIVDSMLDVARLENQVITPHLEDVKLGLILRLIYKDYVDDLAARNLTLNLDEATQNIPPLWADPDLLKKALDHIIVNAIKFTPDGGTVTVSARVVEDAKQGKMAEISVKDSGIGINPEHHKIIFEKLYQLGQVELHSSGRTNYKGGGAGLGLAIAAGIVKALQGSIWVESPGRDEVNFPGSTFFIRLPLAKE is encoded by the coding sequence ATGACCGACTCGTACACATCTGCGAACTTCCGCAAGACCATCGCCGTGCTTGGCGCGCAGTTATCGCGCACCTGGGGCGCGGAGTTCATGTCGGGCGTGTTGGATGCCGCAAAGGCGGATGATGTCAACGTGGTCTACTTTGCGGGCGGAAAGCCTGCGCCGATCGCTTCTTCGACAGGCGCAGCGCATTCGTATGGATTGTATGATCTGATCAAGCCGGGGCAGTTTGACGGTATTTTACTCTCTGCTGAACTTGCCTACGGTGTCTCCCGCGAGGAGATTCGGGATTTTTGCGCATTTTTTGCCCCCACGCCGATCGTATCGTTTGCGATTCCAGCAGAGGGGGTTTCTTCATTTTTTGCAGATAATGAAGGCGGTATGCGCGCGGTCGTCCGGCATTTGATCGAGGTGCATGGCTACCAGCGGATCGCCTTCCTGCGGGGTCCAGCAGTGCAGATCGAGGCGGATCAGCGCTTCAACGCTTATAAGGATGAACTGAAGGCGCACAATATCCGTTATGAAGATGTGCTTGTCGTGAACGGCGATTACAGCCCGGAGAGCGGACGCGCCGCGGTCCGTACTTTGTTGGATGAGCGCGGGATTCGCCTGCAGGCGATCGTCTCATCCAACGACCAGATGGCATTTGGCGTGCTTGAAGCGTTGCAGCAGCGCGGCGTGAACGTGCCGGATGATATCGCCGTGACCGGTTTCGATGATGTTGGCGAGGCGCAGTCCATGGGGGTTCCGCTGACCACAGTGCACCAATCCTTTTACGAGGTGGGTAGGCAGGCGTTGGGAGCCTTACTGAAACGCATCGCAGGGGAGCAGGTCGATGCGGTCAATGTCCTGCACTCGCGTTTGGAGGTCCGTTGGTCATGCGGTTGCCTGCCGGATAGCATTCAACGCGCCATGGTGCTGCCGAAGGAAGTGGCACATACCGGCAGGTTGGAGAACAAGCGCGCAGCGGCGATCCAGGCGTTGTTTGCCGCAGCAGGCATCCCGGAGAATGACCCATCGAAGATACTGTATACGGACGTGTTCGGGCGCACCTGGGATGTATTCCTTGCCAGCCTGCGCGAGAACGACAAAAGCGATCCCTTCCTGAAAATGGTGCAAGCCATGGTGGATGCGCTGCAAAGGAACGGATACGATTTCATCGTCTGGCAGAACGTGATCTCCACGTTCCGAAGGTATGCATTGGGCGGCATCACCAGCAATACCATGATGCTGCGCGCGGAAAATCTTTTCCAGCAGGCGCGTATGATGGTGGGCGAACTGGCGCGTCGGGCGCAGGCGTATCGTCGTTTGCAGTTCGAGAAGCAGGAGGAGTTGCTCAATAACTTCAGTTTCTCCATGGCTCCCGCCATGACCTTCGAAGCCATTGGCGATGCCATTGCCAGGCATTTTCCCGTTTTCGGGCTGGAACGCTGGTATGTGATGTTCTACAGCGATGTCAGCAAGCCCGGTTTGATCTCCTCTCCGCCTCCGAAGAATTACCGGCTCCTGCTGCAATATGACGAGAGCCGTTTCCAGATCTCGCAGGATATGCCGACGCTCGCCACCGGGAGGTTGATCCCGCGCGGAAAGACGCCGGAAGATCATCGCTATGATGCCGTGGTCATGCCGCTGGCGCTGGCGAGCAACCGCTTCGGATTTATGTGGCTGGAAATGGGTCCGCGGGATTGGGATGTGTATGTCCGGGTGAGGAACCTGCTTTCCAGCGCGCTTTTGCGTACCATGCTTGTCCAGCAGCGCGAACAGGCGCAGCGGGATGCGGAAAAAGCCGCGGCGCAAAATGCAAAGCTCTTCGAGGCGGAACAGGAACGGCGTCGAGGTGCAGAGGCGCTGACGCGTTCCATGCGCCAGCTTTCATCCTTGACCACCATTGAAAACCTGCCCCAGCAGATCCTTGATCAGTTGCGCCAGGTCCTGCCGCATGAGCGCGGTGTCCTGTTCATGCAGGATGTCAATGATGTGCCGCTGGTGCGCGCCCAGCATGGGATGCCGCCAGACGCGGATTTGCAGACCTTCCATTTGACATTGGATGGCGCTGATTTCTACCAGACCGTTGCGCGCACAGGGGAGATGCTGCTTGTCAACGATGTGAATGCGGCGGCGGGATGGCGCCAGCCGGACTGGCTTCCGCGTGACCGTTCATGGCTGGGAGTGCCGCTGTATTCCAAGGACAATGTCATCGGTCTGATGGTATTGAGCCGCGCCGCGCAACCCTTCAGCGAAGATGACGCTTTGCTGGCAACCACGTATGCCACACAAGCCACGATCGCGCTGAAAAATGCGCGCCTCTACAACGAGGTGACCGGCATGAACCAGATGATGGAACGCATGGTTGCCGAGCGTGTGGAGGAATTGAACAACGCCTACCAGACCCTCGAAAAACACGATAAGAACAAATCCCAGTTCATTCGCGTTGCCGCGCATGAACTCCGCACCCCGATGACGGTCATCAAGGGCTACCTCAGCATGATGCGAATGGATGAGACCATTAAGGGAAACCCCACGCTCTCGCAAGCCGTCGAAGGCGTGCTGCGCGGCACCAATCGTCTGCATCAGATCGTGGACAGCATGCTGGATGTTGCGCGTCTTGAGAACCAGGTCATCACGCCGCATTTGGAGGACGTGAAACTTGGGCTGATCCTGAGACTCATTTACAAGGATTACGTGGATGATCTCGCGGCTCGCAACCTGACCCTTAACCTGGATGAGGCAACTCAAAACATTCCCCCGCTGTGGGCAGACCCCGACCTGCTCAAGAAGGCACTTGACCATATCATCGTCAATGCGATCAAATTCACCCCGGATGGCGGCACGGTCACTGTTTCCGCCCGCGTGGTGGAAGATGCCAAACAGGGTAAGATGGCGGAGATCAGCGTGAAAGACAGCGGCATTGGCATCAACCCCGAGCACCACAAGATCATCTTTGAAAAGTTATATCAATTGGGACAGGTGGAGTTGCACTCATCCGGACGCACGAACTACAAGGGCGGAGGAGCAGGCTTGGGCTTGGCAATTGCGGCGGGTATCGTCAAAGCCTTGCAGGGCAGCATCTGGGTCGAAAGCCCCGGCAGGGACGAGGTGAATTTCCCCGGCAGTACCTTCTTCATCCGCCTGCCGCTGGCGAAAGAATAA